A genomic window from Sorex araneus isolate mSorAra2 chromosome 2, mSorAra2.pri, whole genome shotgun sequence includes:
- the LOC101545695 gene encoding olfactory receptor 7A10-like, whose translation MDPRNLTWVPNFFLLGLSEDPEFQIYIFGLFLSMYLVCVLGNLLIILAVISDPHLHTPMYFFLSNLSFVDICSISTTIPKMLHNIQTHSKVITYAGCLTQIYFFFLFTGLDDFILTVMAYDRFVAICHPLHYTVIMNPRLCRLLVLVSWVISHLHSLLESLMASRLSFCTDLEIPHFFCELKQMVQLACSDTLLNNLVMYFMVVILGGGPLAGILYSYSKIVSSIWKISSAQGKLKAFSTCASHLSVVSLFYGTAVGLYLSSAVTQGSQSSAILSVMYTVVTPMLNPFIYSLRNKDLMGALKRLLHRTAPKGLVVRD comes from the coding sequence ATGGATCCTCGGAACCTTACATGGGTCCCCAACTTTTTCCTCTTGGGACTGTCAGAGGACCCTGAATTTCAGATCTACATATTTGGgctcttcctgtccatgtacctggtctgcgtgctggggaacctgctcatcatcctggctgtcatctcagacccccacctccacacgcccatgtacttcttcctgtccaacctgtccttcgTGGACATCTGCTCCATCTCCACCACAATCCCCAAGATGCTGCACAACATCCAGACTCACAGCAAAGTCATCACCTACGCAGGCTGCCTCACCCAGATatactttttcttcctcttcacaGGCTTGGATGATTTCATCCTGacagtgatggcctatgaccgctttgtggccatctgccaccccctgcattatacggtcatcatgaacccccggcTGTGTAGGCTGCTGGTGCTGGTGTCCTGGGTCATCAGTCACCTGCATTCTTTGTTAGAGAGCTTGATGGCCTCACGTCTGTCCTTTTGCACGGACTTGGAAATCCCCCACTTTTTCTGTGAACTCAAACAGATGGTGCAGCTGGCCTGTTCGGATACACTTCTGAACAACCTTGTGATGTATTTCATGGTTGTGATCCTGGGGGGTGGTCCCCTGGCTGGCATCCTTTACTCCTACTCTAAGATCGTCTCCTCCATCTGGAAAATCTCCTCAGCTCAGGGCAAGTTGAAAGCTTTCTCCACCTGTGCGTCTCACCTCTCTGTGGTCTCCTTGTTCTATGGCACAGCCGTGGGTCTGTATCTGAGCTCTGCCGTGACCCAGGGCTCTCAGTCCAGTGCCATTCTCTCAGTGATGTAcacggtggtcacccccatgctgaaccccttcatctacagtctCCGGAACAAAGACCTCATGGGGGCTCTGAAACGACTTCTGCATAGAACTGCTCCAAAGGGTCTAGTAGTTCGGGACTGA
- the LOC129402110 gene encoding olfactory receptor 7A10-like → MDPQNLTWVPNFFLLGLSEDHELQIYILGLFLSMYLVTVLGNLLIILAVSSDPHFHKPMYFFLSNLSLVDICSISTTVPKMLHNIQTHSKVITYAGCLTQIYFFFLFTGLDDFILTVMAYDRFVAICHPLHYTVIMNPRLCRLLVLVSWVISHLHSLLESLMASRLSFCTDLEIPHFFCELKQMVQLACSDTLLNNLVMYFMVVILGGGPLAGILYSYSKIVSSIWKISSAQGKLKAFSTCASHLSVVSLFYGTALGVYLSSTVTQGSQSSAIPSVMYTVVTPMLNPFIYSLRNKDLMGALKHLLHSTA, encoded by the coding sequence ATGGATCCTCAGAACCTTACATGGGTCCCCAACTTTTTCCTCTTGGGACTGTCAGAGGACCATGAATTGCAGATCTACATACTCGGgctcttcctgtccatgtacctggtcaccgtgctggggaacctgctcatcatcctggccgtcaGCTCAGATCCCCACTTCCACaagcccatgtacttcttcctgtccaacctgtcTCTCGTGGACATCTGCTCCATCTCCACCACCGTCCCCAAGATGCTGCACAACATCCAGACTCACAGCAAAGTCATCACCTACGCAGGCTGCCTCACCCAGATatactttttcttcctcttcacaGGCTTGGATGATTTCATCCTGacagtgatggcctatgaccgctttgtggccatctgccaccccctgcattatacggtcatcatgaacccccggcTGTGTAGGCTGCTGGTGCTGGTGTCCTGGGTCATCAGTCACCTGCATTCTTTGTTAGAGAGCTTGATGGCCTCACGTCTGTCCTTTTGCACGGACTTGGAAATCCCCCACTTTTTCTGTGAACTCAAACAGATGGTGCAGCTGGCCTGTTCGGATACACTTCTGAACAACCTTGTGATGTATTTCATGGTTGTGATCCTGGGGGGTGGTCCCCTGGCTGGCATCCTTTACTCCTACTCTAAGATCGTCTCCTCCATCTGGAAAATCTCCTCAGCTCAGGGCAAGTTGAAAGCTTTCTCCACCTGTGCGTCTCACCTCTCTGTGGTCTCCTTGTTCTATGGCACAGCCCTGGGTGTGTACCTGAGCTCTACTGTGACCCAGGGCTCTCAGTCCAGTGCCATCCCCTCGGTGATGTAcacggtggtcacccccatgctgaatcCCTTTATTTACAGTCTCCGGAACAAAGACCTCATGGGGGCTCTGAAACATCTTTTGCACAGTACTGCCTGA
- the LOC101545961 gene encoding olfactory receptor 7A10-like — MDPQNLTRLPDFFLLGLSEDPELQIYIFGLFLSMYLITVLVNLLIILAVSSDPHLHTPMYFFLSNLSFVDICFTFITIPKMLQNIQTHSKAITYAGCLTQMYFFILFTGLDDFILTVMAYDRFVAICHPLHYTVIMNPRLCGLLVLVSWVISHLHSLLQSLMVSRLSYCTCLEIPHYFCELKQMVQLACSDMLLNNIVLYSLSVLLAGCPLSGILYSYSRIVSSIWKISSAQGRLKAFSTCASHLSVVSFFYGTALGVYLSSAGTHGSHSISVPSVMYTVVTPMLNPFIYSLRNKDLMGALKRLLHRTAPKGLVVRD; from the coding sequence ATGGATCCTCAGAACCTTACACGGCTCCCCGACTTTTTCCTCTTGGGACTGTCAGAGGACCCTGAATTGCAGATCTACATATTCGGgctcttcctgtccatgtacctgatcaCCGTGCTGGTGAATCTGCTCATTATCCTGGCCgtcagctcagacccccacctccacacgcccatgtacttcttcctgtccaacctgtccttcgtggacatctgcttcaccttCATCACCATCCCCAAGATGCTGCAGAACATCCAGACACACAGCAAAGCCATCACCTATGCAGGCTGCCTCACCCAGATGTACTTTTTCATCCTCTTCACAGGCCTGGATGATTTCATCCTGaccgtgatggcctatgaccgctttgtggctatctgccaccccctgcattatacggtcatcatgaacccccggtTGTGTGGGCTGCTGGTGCTGGTGTCCTGGGTCATCAGTCACCTGCATTCTTTGTTACAGAGCTTAATGGTCTCTCGTCTGTCCTACTGCACGTGCTTGGAAATCCCCCACTATTTCTGTGAACTCAAACAGATGGTGCAGCTGGCTTGTTCGGACATGCTTCTGAACAACATAGTGCTTTACAGCTTATCTGTGCTACTGGCGGGTTGTCCTCTCTCTGGTATCCTTTACTCTTACTCTAGGATCGTCTCTTCCATCTGGAAAATCTCCTCAGCTCAGGGGAGGTTGAAAGCTTTCTCCACCTGTGCATCTCACCTCTCCGTGGTCTCCTTTTTCTATGGCACAGCCCTGGGTGTGTACCTGAGCTCTGCCGGCACCCATGGTTCACACTCCATTTCAGTCCCCTCGGTGATGTAcacggtggtcacccccatgctgaaccccttcatctacagcctccgGAACAAAGACCTCATGGGGGCTCTGAAACGTCTTTTGCACAGAACTGCCCCAAAGGGTCTAGTAGTTCGGGACTGA